A part of Sinorhizobium chiapasense genomic DNA contains:
- a CDS encoding NAD-dependent epimerase/dehydratase family protein: protein MKKRILFSGGAGKAGRHAVPYLVEAGYEVHNVDLVPLDSPGVTNLIADITDSGQMFNALSMHRDFPDLDQGPRPFDAVVHFAAIPRILIKPDNETFRVNVMGTYNVIEAAVKLGIRKIIVASSETTYGVCFAEGHRDFHHFPLEEDYDVNPMDSYGLSKVVNEKTARAFAERSGFDIYALRIGNVIEPHEYANFPHYFANPEIRKRIAWSYIDARDLGQIVKLCIEKDGLGFAIFNAANDTVSANTPSRELAKRFYPNVPFKKEIGEFEGLLSNRKIREVLGFKEEHDWRKYVRVEN, encoded by the coding sequence ATGAAGAAGCGGATTCTCTTTTCCGGCGGCGCAGGCAAGGCCGGGCGGCATGCGGTACCTTATCTCGTCGAAGCGGGTTATGAGGTGCACAATGTCGACCTTGTTCCGCTCGACAGCCCCGGTGTCACCAACCTGATCGCCGACATCACCGACAGCGGCCAGATGTTTAATGCGCTCTCGATGCATCGGGACTTTCCCGATCTCGATCAGGGGCCGCGGCCCTTCGATGCAGTCGTTCACTTTGCTGCCATTCCGCGCATTCTCATCAAGCCGGATAACGAGACCTTCCGGGTCAACGTTATGGGCACTTACAATGTGATCGAAGCGGCGGTGAAACTCGGCATACGCAAGATCATCGTTGCCTCGAGCGAGACGACCTACGGTGTCTGCTTTGCCGAGGGCCATCGCGATTTCCACCATTTCCCGCTCGAGGAGGACTACGACGTCAACCCGATGGACTCCTACGGTCTTTCCAAGGTGGTGAACGAGAAGACGGCCCGCGCCTTTGCGGAGCGCTCGGGGTTCGACATCTACGCATTGCGCATTGGCAACGTGATCGAGCCGCATGAATATGCGAACTTCCCGCACTACTTCGCCAATCCAGAAATCCGGAAAAGGATTGCCTGGAGCTATATCGACGCGCGCGACCTCGGCCAGATCGTCAAGCTCTGCATAGAGAAGGACGGCCTCGGCTTTGCGATATTCAACGCTGCGAACGACACCGTCTCGGCCAATACGCCTTCCCGTGAACTCGCCAAGCGGTTTTATCCGAATGTTCCCTTCAAGAAAGAGATCGGCGAGTTCGAAGGCCTTCTCTCGAACAGGAAGATTCGCGAGGTCCTCGGGTTCAAGGAGGAACACGACTGGCGGAAATACGTCCGGGTGGAGAACTGA
- the secE gene encoding preprotein translocase subunit SecE, whose amino-acid sequence MASKTNPFTFLQQVRSETSKVTWPSRRETMISTLMVLVMVSFAAAFFFGADQLMGWLMSLVLNVGA is encoded by the coding sequence ATGGCATCCAAAACGAATCCGTTCACGTTTCTGCAGCAGGTTCGCTCTGAAACGTCAAAAGTGACTTGGCCTTCACGGCGCGAGACGATGATCTCGACGCTGATGGTCTTAGTCATGGTCTCTTTTGCCGCCGCCTTTTTCTTTGGTGCGGACCAGTTGATGGGCTGGCTGATGAGCCTCGTCCTCAACGTTGGCGCTTGA
- the nusG gene encoding transcription termination/antitermination protein NusG, translating to MAARWYIVHAYSNFEKKVAESIEEKAKQKGLDHLFEKILVPTEKVVEIRRGRKVDSERKFFPGYVLVRANLTDEAYHLIKNTPKVTGFLGTDSKPVPIPDHEAERILGQVQEGVDRPKPSVSFEIGEQVRVSDGPFASFNGIVQDVDEERSRLKVEVSIFGRATPVELEYGQVEKV from the coding sequence ATGGCTGCGCGCTGGTATATCGTTCACGCCTATTCGAATTTCGAAAAGAAGGTCGCCGAGTCGATCGAGGAGAAGGCCAAGCAGAAGGGTCTGGATCACCTTTTCGAGAAGATCCTGGTTCCGACCGAAAAGGTCGTCGAGATTCGCCGCGGCCGCAAGGTTGACTCGGAGCGCAAGTTCTTTCCGGGCTACGTGCTTGTTCGCGCCAATCTGACCGATGAGGCCTATCACCTCATCAAGAATACGCCGAAGGTCACGGGCTTCCTCGGAACCGACAGCAAGCCCGTTCCGATTCCGGATCATGAGGCCGAGCGGATCCTTGGTCAGGTCCAGGAAGGTGTTGACCGTCCCAAGCCGTCGGTTTCCTTCGAGATCGGCGAGCAGGTCCGGGTATCGGATGGTCCGTTCGCATCCTTCAACGGCATCGTTCAGGATGTTGATGAAGAGCGGTCACGTTTGAAGGTCGAGGTCTCGATCTTTGGTCGCGCGACCCCTGTCGAGCTGGAATATGGCCAGGTCGAAAAGGTCTGA
- the rplK gene encoding 50S ribosomal protein L11, producing MAKKVAGQLKLQVKAGSANPSPPIGPALGQRGINIMEFCKAFNAATQEMEKGMPIPVVITYYQDKSFTFIMKQPPVSYFLKREAKIQSGSKTPGKAKAGSISKAQIRTIAEAKMKDLNAADVEGAMAMVEGSARSMGLEVTG from the coding sequence ATGGCTAAGAAAGTTGCAGGCCAGCTCAAGCTGCAGGTGAAGGCCGGCTCGGCGAATCCGTCGCCGCCGATCGGTCCTGCGCTTGGTCAGCGTGGCATTAACATCATGGAATTCTGCAAGGCGTTCAATGCCGCCACGCAGGAAATGGAAAAGGGTATGCCGATTCCGGTCGTCATCACCTATTACCAGGACAAGTCTTTCACCTTCATCATGAAGCAGCCGCCGGTCAGCTACTTCCTGAAGCGTGAAGCAAAGATCCAGTCGGGCTCGAAGACCCCGGGCAAGGCCAAGGCCGGCTCGATCTCCAAGGCTCAGATCCGCACGATCGCGGAGGCCAAGATGAAGGACCTCAATGCGGCCGATGTTGAAGGCGCAATGGCAATGGTCGAGGGCTCTGCCCGCTCCATGGGCCTGGAAGTGACGGGCTAA
- the rplA gene encoding 50S ribosomal protein L1: protein MAKIAKRVQKSREGIDPAKIYGLGEAVTLVKERATAKFDETIEVAMNLGVDPRHADQMVRGVVNLPNGTGRSVRVAVFARGAKADEAKAAGADIVGAEDLVEIVQGGKIDFDRCIATPDMMPLVGRLGKVLGPRGMMPNPKVGTVTMDVAAAVKASKGGAVEFRVEKAGIVHAGVGKASFDAKALEENIRAFADAVIKAKPTGAKGNYVKRVAISSTMGPGLKIDPATLSVA from the coding sequence ATGGCGAAGATTGCAAAGCGTGTACAGAAGTCCCGCGAGGGCATCGATCCGGCGAAGATCTACGGCCTCGGTGAAGCCGTAACGCTGGTCAAGGAGCGTGCGACGGCAAAGTTCGATGAAACCATCGAAGTCGCCATGAACCTCGGCGTTGACCCGCGCCATGCCGACCAGATGGTCCGCGGCGTTGTCAACCTGCCGAACGGCACCGGCCGCTCGGTTCGCGTTGCCGTTTTCGCGCGCGGCGCCAAGGCTGACGAAGCCAAGGCTGCCGGTGCTGATATCGTCGGCGCCGAAGATCTCGTCGAGATCGTCCAGGGCGGCAAGATCGATTTCGATCGCTGCATCGCTACCCCGGACATGATGCCGCTCGTCGGTCGTCTCGGTAAGGTTCTCGGCCCGCGTGGCATGATGCCGAACCCGAAGGTCGGCACGGTCACCATGGACGTTGCCGCCGCCGTCAAGGCCTCCAAGGGTGGTGCGGTCGAGTTCCGCGTCGAAAAGGCCGGTATCGTCCACGCAGGCGTCGGCAAGGCGTCCTTCGATGCCAAGGCACTGGAAGAAAACATCCGCGCCTTCGCTGATGCGGTGATCAAGGCAAAGCCGACTGGTGCCAAGGGCAACTACGTCAAGCGCGTAGCGATCTCCTCGACCATGGGGCCGGGCCTGAAGATCGATCCCGCGACCCTCAGCGTCGCCTGA
- the rplJ gene encoding 50S ribosomal protein L10 translates to MERAEKREFVTELNEVFKASGSVVVAHYAGVTVAQMNDFRSKMRAAGGTVKVAKNRLAKIALQGTESEGMTDLFTGQTLIAFSADPMTAPKVVMDFAKTNDKLVVLGGAMGATTLNAEAVKSLATLPSLDELRAKLLGLLNAPATRVATVVAAPASQLARVFSAYAKKDEAA, encoded by the coding sequence GTGGAAAGAGCGGAAAAACGCGAATTCGTCACGGAGCTGAACGAAGTCTTCAAGGCTTCCGGTTCGGTTGTCGTGGCCCACTATGCTGGTGTCACAGTTGCGCAGATGAACGACTTCCGTTCGAAGATGCGCGCTGCTGGCGGCACCGTCAAAGTCGCGAAAAACCGCCTGGCCAAGATCGCTCTTCAGGGCACGGAGTCTGAAGGGATGACCGATCTCTTCACGGGACAGACGCTGATTGCTTTCAGCGCCGACCCGATGACGGCTCCGAAGGTCGTCATGGATTTCGCCAAGACCAACGACAAGCTCGTTGTTCTCGGTGGCGCCATGGGTGCAACCACGCTCAACGCCGAAGCAGTCAAGTCGCTTGCGACGCTGCCTTCGCTGGACGAGCTGCGCGCGAAGCTGCTGGGCCTTCTCAATGCCCCGGCAACCCGCGTCGCGACGGTTGTCGCAGCACCGGCAAGCCAGCTTGCTCGCGTGTTCTCGGCCTATGCCAAGAAGGACGAAGCCGCCTGA
- the rplL gene encoding 50S ribosomal protein L7/L12 has protein sequence MADLAKIVEDLSSLTVLEAAELSKLLEEKWGVSAAAPVAVAAAGGAAGGAAAAAEEEKTEFDVILTDAGANKINVIKEVRAITGLGLKEAKDLVEGAPKAVKEAVSKAEAADLKKKLEDAGAKVDVK, from the coding sequence ATGGCTGATCTCGCAAAGATCGTTGAAGACCTCTCCTCGCTGACCGTCCTGGAAGCTGCTGAGCTTTCCAAGCTGCTCGAAGAAAAGTGGGGCGTTTCTGCCGCTGCTCCGGTGGCCGTTGCTGCTGCTGGCGGTGCTGCTGGCGGTGCTGCCGCTGCTGCTGAGGAAGAAAAGACCGAGTTCGACGTCATCCTGACGGATGCCGGCGCGAACAAGATCAACGTCATCAAGGAAGTCCGCGCCATCACCGGCCTCGGCCTCAAGGAAGCCAAGGACCTCGTCGAAGGCGCTCCGAAGGCTGTCAAGGAAGCTGTTTCCAAGGCTGAAGCGGCTGACCTCAAGAAGAAGCTCGAAGACGCTGGCGCCAAGGTTGACGTCAAGTAA